In one Leishmania mexicana MHOM/GT/2001/U1103 complete genome, chromosome 19 genomic region, the following are encoded:
- a CDS encoding putative SNARE protein — translation MTTVVDASGTVEGELRQAKDALKTLSTLAEQAERGAMVDYDLAQRLMHEVSDRVRPLAQGTMNSFAGTTVVSSSGATLHTRAGAGCSQNVTPLQRRRAEQVLAEVKLIETTLHRYAKKAEQQATYVSDLKSLVGNGAGAYRQNYEAMDHLEHEKKSLQYARQRMQAMESESRDVLAALQDQGRRLGGVGNKLANMLETLGVSNVTILQIVRRNKADAWLVYGGIALLLFFLWYIW, via the coding sequence ATGACGACGGTGGTGGACGCGAGCGGCACTGTGGAGGGGGAGCTGCGACAGGCGAAGGACGCACTGAAAACACTTAGCACGCTTGCCGAGCAAgccgagcgcggcgccaTGGTGGACTATGACTTAGCACAGAGACTCATGCACGAGGTTTCCGACCGCGTGCGGCCTTTGGCGCAAGGCACCATGAACAGCTTCGCCGGCACCACAGTCGTGTCctccagcggcgccacacTGCACACTCGTGCCGGTGCCGGGTGCTCGCAAAACGTTACGCCGCTACAACGACGACGTGCCGAACAGGTGCTAGCGGAGGTGAAGCTAATTGAAACGACACTGCACCGCTACGCCAAGAAAGCAGAGCAGCAGGCCACCTACGTGTCTGATCTGAAGTCGCTTGTCGGTAACGGCGCCGGGGCGTACCGCCAAAACTACGAAGCGATGGACCATCTGGAGCATGAGAAAAAGAGCCTGCAGTACGCTCGGCAGCGCATGCAGGCAATGGAGTCGGAGAGCCGCGATGTCCTGGCGGCCCTGCAAGATCAAGGTCGCCGACTCGGCGGCGTAGGTAACAAGCTTGCCAATATGCTAGAGACCCTGGGCGTGTCGAACGTGACTATTCTACAAATTGTGCGGCGGAACAAGGCAGACGCGTGGCTGGTGTACGGCGGGATCGCGCTGCTTCTGTTCTTCCTGTGGTACATCTGGTAG
- a CDS encoding putative transporter, translating into MGNMYFDVMLITVATVGKIMLCALAGMLVSRYYSNPKETLTGLSYISARVFLPCLLFANLCVNVTWEQLSQFYWAPLFAVLPMGIGFLLSMLACALLKREYHFLIILSSSFQNGLTFPVSVLINLNGIEWFTQAAVVDAQSYIFLYNVVCSIGLWAVGDSMIAYAKAKEAASEEANDEELVTRQCPYSTDGRVDGEAEGKEEAQSSPRTAAAAAQQGHATAREQLGWYRPAHASDKPITLPPGSPAILLDDEMRIANSKVKSRADRLKRLSRIALASMQSPTVLSSIIALAISLTPPLRRLAKSPFGEPFVGGMALVGKGAIPLHLVVLGSSIAASRPRADPTSPTKGVQVTISSPTTSAPRPTNADGTVFDVSASQPSRGGLNALRSWITSRVQPQILFTCCAVVTRLVIIPCVCFLALHTLVKMGLMPSEKPFLLAILVAIISPTANNSTLICTMREYHVRDYSHMMFFMYLSSIITSSVWLFCILLYLSD; encoded by the coding sequence atggggAACATGTACTTTGATGTGATGCTCATCACTGTCGCAACGGTGGGCAAGATCATGCTGTGCGCCCTCGCGGGCATGCTCGTCTCGAGGTACTACTCTAACCCGAAAGAAACTCTGACGGGTCTTAGCTACATCTCCGCGAGGGTGTTCCTCCCGTGTCTGCTGTTCGCAAACCTATGCGTGAACGTGACGTGGGAGCAGCTCAGCCAGTTCTATTGGGCACCGTTATttgcggtgctgccgatgGGGATCGGCTTCCTGCTCTCGATGCTGGCATGTGCCCTTCTCAAAAGGGAGTACCACTTCCTCATAATCCTTTCCAGCTCCTTCCAGAATGGCCTCACGTTCCCGGTGAGCGTGCTGATTAACCTGAATGGCATCGAGTGGTTCACACAGGCGGCCGTCGTGGACGCGCAGTCCTACATCTTCCTGTACAACGTGGTGTGCTCGATAGGGCTGTGGGCTGTCGGTGACTCCATGATTGCCTACGCGAAGGCCAAGGAAGCGGCGTCTGAGGAGGCCAATGATGAGGAGTTGGTGACCAGGCAGTGCCCGTACAGCACCGATGGGCGTGTCGACGGCGAAGCGGAGGGTAAGGAAGAGGCGCAGTCGTCAccgcgcacggcagcagcagcggcacagcaggGCCATGCGACCGCGCGCGAGCAACTTGGGTGGTATCGGCCAGCGCACGCAAGTGACAAGCCGATCACGCTGCCACCAGGGTCCCCTGCGATTCTTCTGGATGATGAGATGCGCATTGCAAATTCAAAGGTCAAGTCGAGGGCCGACCGTCTCAAGCGCCTGAGCCGGATTGCTCTCGCATCGATGCAGTCCCCAACAGTGCTGAGCAGCATCATCGCCCTCGCCATCTCCCTCacaccgccactgcggcggctggcAAAGAGCCCTTTTGGCGAGCCCTTCGTCGGTGGCATGGCCCTCGTCGGCAAGGGGGCCATTCCGCTGCATCTGGTGGTGCTGGGCTCCTCCATCGCGGCCAGCCGCCCCAGGGCTGACCCGACATCCCCGACGAAGGGGGTGCAGGTGACCATATCGTCTCCCACCACATCGGCCCCGCGGCCGACGAACGCAGATGGCACCGTCTTTGACGTGTCCGCGTCGCAGCCCAGCAGGGGGGGACTCAACGCTCTTCGTTCCTGGATCACCTCGAGGGTGCAGCCGCAGATTCTCTTCACATGCtgcgcggtggtgacgcGGCTCGTGATAATTCCGTGCGTCTGCTTCCTTGCCCTGCACACCCTTGTGAAGATGGGCCTCATGCCGAGCGAGAAGCCATTTTTGCTCGCGATACTGGTGGCCATCATATCGCCGACCGCGAATAACTCGACGTTGATCTGCACCATGCGTGAATACCACGTCCGCGACTACTCGCACATGATGTTTTTCATGTACCTCAGCAGCATCATCACATCCTCCGTATGGCTCTTCTGCATCCTCTTGTACTTGTCGGACTAG
- a CDS encoding glycosomal malate dehydrogenase: protein MVNVCVVGAAGGIGQPLSLLLVRQLPHGSTLSLFDVVGAAGVAADLSHVDNAGVQVKFAAGKIGQKRDPALAELAKGVDVFVMVAGVPRKPGMTRDDLFKINAGIVLDLVLTCASSSPKAVFCIVTNPVNSTVAIAAEALKSLGVYDRNRLLGVSLLDGLRATCFINEARKPLVVRQVPVVGGHSDTTIVPLFHQLLGPLPEQAMLDKIIKRVQVAGTEVVKAKAGRGSATLSMAEAGARFVLKVVEGLTGTGKPLMYAYVDTDGQQETPFLAIPVVLGVNGIEKRLPIGPLHSTEEKLLKEALPVIKKNIAKGNEFARSNL, encoded by the coding sequence ATGGTGAACGTGTGCGTTGttggtgctgccggcggcatTGGGCAGCCGctgtcactgctgctggtgcgccagctgccgcacgggAGCACGTTGTCGCTGTTTGACGTTGTgggcgctgccggcgtcgcaGCGGACCTGTCCCACGTGGACAACGCCGGTGTGCAGGTGAAGTTTGCGGCGGGCAAGATTGGCCAGAAGCGCGACCctgcgctggcggagctTGCGAAGGGCGTGGATGTGTTTGTGATGGTGGCTGGCGTGCCACGGAAGCCGGGCATGACGCGCGACGATCTGTTCAAGATCAACGCTGGTATCGTCCTGGACCTTGTGCTGACGTGCGCGTCGTCGAGCCCAAAGGCGGTGTTCTGCATTGTGACGAACCCTGTGAACAGCACGGTCGCGatcgcggcagaggcgctgaAGAGCCTTGGCGTATACGACAGAAACCGGCTGCTTggtgtgtcgctgctggacggACTGCGCGCGACGTGCTTCATCAACGAGGCGCGCAAGCCTTTAGTGGTGAGGCAGGTGCCAGTTGTTGGCGGGCACAGCGACACAACGATTGTGCCGCTGTTCCACCAGCTGTTGGGACCGTTGCCGGAGCAGGCGATGCTGGACAAGATCATAAAGCGCGTGCAGGTTGCAGGCACAGAGGTGGTAAAGGCGAAGGCGGGGCGCGGGTCTGCAACGCTGTCGATGGCAGAGGCTGGCGCGCGGTTCGTGCTGAAGGTTGTGGAGGGCCTGACCGGCACTGGTAAGCCGCTGATGTACGCATACGTGGACACGGACGGGCAGCAGGAAACGCCGTTCCTCGCGATCCCAGTGGTGCTGGGCGTGAATGGAATCGAGAAGCGCCTGCCGATTGGTCCGCTGCACTCGACAGAGGAaaagctgctgaaggaggcACTGCCAGTGATCAAGAAGAATATCGCGAAGGGCAACGAATTCGCGCGCTCAAACCTGTAA